In the genome of Fusarium fujikuroi IMI 58289 draft genome, chromosome FFUJ_chr02, one region contains:
- a CDS encoding related to O-methyltransferase yields MPEYASIETTLASIAASSQTIELLRDLHKQALDEPPYVSTDGPASTALDKFVALDPDKCAYVYLLLRSMKARFVVEAGTSFGVSTIYLALAVSQNAGSQPGKVIATENEPTKAVKARKYWSQAGDDIEKFIELREGDLRETLKTDLPEQVDFLLLDIWTPLALPTLKLVKPRMKPGATVVADNTEAAKAGYKDLMAYLEDTANGFKLTTLPYSGGLLVAVYLGN; encoded by the exons ATGCCTGAATACGCTTCTATCGAAACAACTTTGGCTTCTATAGCTGCGAGCTCTCAAACTATCGAGCTTCTTCGGGACCTTCACAAGCAAGCTCTCGACGAACCGCCCTATGTCAGCACAGATGGGCCTGCCTCTACCGCACTTGATAAGTTTGTCGCATTGGACCCTGATAAGTGTGCCTACGTATATCTCCTTCTGCGATCTATGAAGGCACGTTTCGTTGTCGAAGCTGGGACATCATTCGGTGTTAGCACCATCTACCTAGCTCTGGCAGTTTCTCAGAATGCTGGCTCGCAGCCAGGTAAGGTCATTGCAACTGAGAATGAACCTACCAAGGCTGTCAAAGCTCGCAAGTACTGGAGTCAAGCTGGtgatgatattgagaagTTTATTGAATTACGAGAGGGAGATTTGCGAGAGACGCTCAAGACCGACCTACCAGAACAAGTGGATTTCCTACTCCTAGACA TCTGGACCCCTCTGGCTCTGCCTACgctcaagctcgtcaagcCGCGGATGAAGCCAGGTGCTACAGTAGTTGCTGATAACACTGAGGCTGCCAAAGCAGGTTACAAAGACCTGATGGCTTATCTAGAGGACACtgccaatggcttcaagctAACTACGCTTCCGTATTCTGGAGGCCTTTTAGTTGCTGTGTACCTTGGAAACTAG
- a CDS encoding qutR-like protein → MASNTKYQPAPQSDPDDYTHAPPAYAEGSAARDETQGLFGAPRDSEDNLPDDFKFGGSVAEATVDIRNQFVRKVYTILTVQLLATAGVSSLTFFSTGYKDWIQSHPGVVWASLFGAMIFMGLTYWKRKSYPTNLLFLSLFTLAEAYTISVIVSFYKTSIVLNAVVLTAGIFVFLTLFACQTKYDFTSWMPYLFGALWGLVIFSFMAMFFPYSSTGELIYGGLAALIFSGYILVDTQLVLRHHHVEEEIAAAISLYLDIINLFLAILRILNSQSNN, encoded by the exons ATGGCTTCCAACACCAAGTATCAGCCAGCTCCTCAGAGCGACCCCGACGACTACACCCACGCGCCCCCCGCCTACGCTGAGGGTTCGGCTGCTCGCGATGAGACCCAGGGCCTCTTTGGTGCGCCCCGCGATAGCGAGGACAACCTCCCCGATGATTTCAAG TTCGGCGGCTCTGTGGCTGAGGCCACTGTCGATATCCGCAACCAGTTCGTTCGCAAGGTCTATACCATCCTCACTGTCCAGCTCCTTGCTACTGCTGGAGTGAGCAGCCTCACATTCTTCAGCACCGGTTACAAGGACTGGATCCAGAGCCACCCCGGTGTCGTTTGGGCTTCG CTCTTTGGTGCCATGATCTTCATGGGCTTGACCTACTGGAAGCGCAAGTCTTACCCAACtaaccttctcttcctctcgctCTTCACCCTCGCCGAAGCCTACACCATCTCTGTCATCGTATCGTTCTACAAGACATCCATCGTTCTTAACGCTGTCGTTCTTACTGCCGGAATCTTTGTCTTCCTTACTCTCTTTGCTTGCCAGACAAAGTATGACTTCACATCATGGATGCCTTACCTCTTCGGTGCCCTGTGGGGTCTCGttatcttcagcttcatggCCATGTTCTTCCCTTACAGCTCTACCGGCGAGCTCATCTACGGTGGCCTTGCTGCTCTCATTTTCAGTGGCTACATTCTCGTCGACACCCAGCTTGTCCTTCGTCACCACcatgtcgaggaggagatcgcTGCTGCCATCAGCCTTTacctcgacatcatcaacctcttcctcgctaTTCTGCGCATTCTCAACAGCCAGTCTAATAACTAA
- a CDS encoding related to RNA-binding proteins produces the protein MNKIRAIQALNKKEIENGITPEASWHTDYRDTAYVYFGGLPYELSEGDVIAIFSQFGEPVFLKLARDKETGKSKGFGWLKYEDQRSTDLAVDNLGGADVGGRLISVDHARYKARDDEDPEEFKVGWEDMLRREGQALSEDESSEEEVKRPMLPEERELALLMQDHDDDDPMKGFLIEEKKKEVEEARRKAEKKDRKHKHRHHRSHRSRRGGSEEDQHRRSRRDETPEGKEDRHRDKDSRRHRDDDQDRERRRDRDRDRRRERKDDDEGRHRDRDQRRDRDREHRRHREEDHVESRHKRRREEDQEEKTSRRRSRSRSPRRRDD, from the exons ATGAACAAAATACGCGCAATCCAGGCGCTGAACAAGAAAGAGATAGAGAATGGAAT TACTCCAGAAGCTTCCTGGCATACAGACTATCGAGACACTGCCTACGTCTACTTTGGCGGTCTTCCTTACGAATTATCCGAAGGCGATGTAATAGCGATTTTCTCACAATTTGGGGAGCCTGTTTTCTTAAAGTTGGCTCGCGACAAAGAGACTGGCAAGTCCAAGGGCTTTGGTTGGCTCAAGTATGAGGACCAGAGAAGTACCGACTTAGCGGTTGACAACCTTGGCGGAGCGGATGTTGGTGGTCGCCTAATCAGTGTCGACCATGCGCGATACAAAGCGcgggatgatgaagacccCGAAGAGTTCAAGGTCGGCTGGGAGGACATGCTCAGGCGAGAGGGACAAGCGCTgtcagaagatgagagtAGCGAGGAGGAAGTGAAGCGGCCGATGCTACCAGAAGAGCGAGAACTTGCGCTTCTGATGCAGGaccatgatgacgacgacccCATGAAGGGCTTCCtgatcgaggagaagaagaaggaagttgaagaggcgCGACGCAaagcagaaaagaaggaTCGAAAACACAAACACAGACACCATCGGTCACATAGATCGAGGAGAGGGGGAAGCGAAGAAGACCAGCACCGTAGAtcaagacgagacgagactcCCGAAGGCAAAGAGGACCGACATCGTGATAAGGATTCCCGACGACACAGAGATGATgaccaagatcgagaaagGAGACGCGATAGGGACAGAGATAGGCGAAGGGAGAGAaaagacgacgatgaaggccGTCATCGTGACCGAGATCAGAGGAGAGACCGCGATCGAGAGCACAGAAGGCATAGGGAAGAAGACCATGTTGAGTCACGGCACAAACGACGCAGGGAAGAAGACCAGGAGGAGAAaacatcaaggagaaggagtaGAAGTCGATCGCCACGACGGCGCGACGATTAA
- a CDS encoding related to translin-associated protein X, giving the protein MSGGVKRDRDGNARVKNAGPPKQTGPRGRFHDMFEGFRDELDEHHDRRERIVKASRDVTAQSKKIIFTLQRVKHLNKDFPPHIQQDMDTRLEEISKLLNGIAPDVQNVNRYRYTFSLRCLEEFVEALSFAHYLRHQTLITPTQAQAAMPSDITLTPNDYMFGVFDLFGEMMRFATVTTAQNGELAGDGGRNIMSDIQELGCEFEILPDVPTKDWRGKMAVMRQSVKKVERLGYGLVVRGSERPKGWVPDMKDDAPEPVSP; this is encoded by the exons ATGTCGGGCGGCGTTAAGAGAGATCGCGACGGCAATGCTCGTGTGAAGAATGCAGGCCCGCCGAAGCAGACTGGGCCAAGGGGCAGGTTCCATGATATGTTTGAAGGATTTCGTGATGAGCTAGATGAGCACCACGATCGACGGGAGAGGATTGTGAAGGCATCGCGAGATGTTACTGCCCAGAGTAAGAAGAT TATCTTTACCCTTCAGAG agtcaagcatctcaacaaaGACTTCCCTCCTCACATCCAACAAGACATGGATACACGCCTCGAAGAAATCTCTAAGCTCCTCAATGGAATCGCACCAGATGTCCAAAATGTCAATCGCTATCGCTACACCTTCTCCCTCCGCTGTCTCGAAGAGTTCGTCGAGGCTCTCTCTTTCGCACACTACCTCCGCCACCAAACACTCATCACACCCACGCAAGCACAAGCCGCTATGCCCAGCGACATAACACTCACACCAAATGACTACATGTTCGGTGTCTTCGATCTGTTTGGTGAGATGATGCGCTTTGCGACTGTCACGACAGCTCAGAACGGTGAATTGGCTGGAGATGGAGGGCGAAATATCATGAGTGATATTCAAGAGCTTGGGTGTGAGTTTGAGATCCTACCTGATGTGCCTACCAAGGATTGGAGAGGAAAGATGGCTGTGATGAGGCAGAGTGTCAAAAAGGTTGAGAGACTAGGGTACGGACTTGTGGTGAGAGGCAGTGAGAGACCTAAGGGCTGGGTGCCGGATATGAAGGATGATGCTCCTGAGCCTGTGTCGCCGTGA
- a CDS encoding probable HSV2 Phosphatidylinositol 3,5-bisphosphate-binding protein, giving the protein MNVRPPIEASSTEAVLSVSFNNDASCFSVGLGSGICIFHTKSCLLKASRDFNAGIGLVQMMGTTNYLALVGGGRSPKFAMNKAIIWDDMKGKVALEITALTAIRGVQLGRERIAVVLQNSVRVYSFAKPPDLLHVYETADNLLGLCCLSEKKLAFPGRTAGQIQLIELATGNVSIIPAHSSALKAIALSPDGELLASASETGTLIRVYATSNCARLAELRRGIDPATIFSLAFSPCGTMLACTSDKSTLHIFDVPHPRKPGMSRSQQLGASGSDPGDGTGKWGILSKIPLMPRVFSDVYSFSSAPFEAGDEAAIGGISFSESTVLGTSRPPKGVIGWISDDSLVVIGAGHDARWEKFIIVDGEDGKRHCVREGWKRYLGNT; this is encoded by the exons ATGAATGTACGGCCACCGATCGAGGCTTCTAGCACTGAAGCTGTACTGTCAGTGTCTTTCAATAACGATGCAAGTTGTTTTTCTGTAGGCCTAGGCTCAGGCATCTGCA TCTTCCACACAAAATCAtgtcttctcaaggcttcGAGGG ATTTCAATGCTGGCATCGGCCTCGTTCAGATGATGGGAACTACCAACTATCTTGCTCTTGTTGGTGGCGGCAGGTCACCCAAGTTTGCCATGAACAAG GCTATAATATGGGACGACATGAAGGGCAAAGTTGCCTTGGAAATCACAGCATTGACGGCAATTCGTGGCGTCCAACTGGGTAGGGAGCGCATCGCTGTTGTCCTACAGAATAGCGTGCGCGTCTACTCGTTCGCCAAACCTCCGGATTTACTGCATGTCTACGAAACTGCAGACAACCTCCTTGGTCTTTGCTGTCTttctgagaagaagcttgcctTCCCCGGCCGAACTGCTGGACAAATACAACTCATCGAGTTGGCGACCGGGAATGTCAGCATCATTCCGGCCCACTCTTCAgccctcaaggccatcgCATTAAGCCCAGATGGCGAACTTCTGGCCAGTGCAAGCGAAACAGGTACACTAATCCGTGTTTACGCTACAAGCAATTGTGCAAGACTTGCTGAACTTCGGCGTGGCATTGACCCTGCGACTATCTTTTCTCTTGCCTTCTCACCTTGTGGAACGATGCTTGCCTGTACCTCTGACAAGTCCACCCTTCACATCTTCGACGTACCGCATCCACGAAAGCCAGGAATGAGCCGAAGTCAACAGCTCGGCGCTTCTGGATCAGACCCAGGCGACGGAACGGGGAAGTGGGGTATCCTCAGCAAGATTCCACTGATGCCTCGAGTCTTTTCTGATGTCTACTCTTTCAGCTCAGCACcttttgaggctggtgatgaaGCTGCTATAGGGGGCATTTCTTTCTCGGAGAGCACTGTTCTAGGAACATCGCGGCCACCAAAGGGCGTTATTGGCTGGATCAGCGATGATAGTCTTGTTGTTATAGGTGCTGGGCATGATGCACGATGGGAGAAGTTCATTATTGTTGacggagaagatggaaagcGACACTGCGTAAGGGAAGGCTGGAAGCGTTATTTGGGCAACACATGA
- a CDS encoding probable CDC11-septin — protein sequence MSSMGKMIRRKKNVKKGIQFCLMVCGASGTGRTTFVNTLCGKSVLDHKESDDAGSAHVEDGVKIKPITVELELDEEGTRISLTIVDTPGFGDQIDNEASFSEIVGYLERQYDDILAEESRIKRNPRFRDNRVHAMLYFITPTGHGLRELDIELMKRLAPRVNVIPVIGRADSLTPAELAESKKLVMEDIEHYRIPVYNFPYDIEEDDEDTVEENAELRGLMPFAIVGSEEVVEIGGRKVRARHYPWGVVEVDNPRHSDFLAIRSALLHSHLADLKEITHDFLYENYRTEKLSKSVEGASGNADSSMNPEDLASQSVRLKEEQLRREEEKLREIELKVQREINEKRQELLARESQLREIEARMQREAASQATGTPEPNGEEPLN from the exons atgtcgTCCATGGGC AAGATGATCCGTCGAAAGAAGAATGTCAAGAAGGGTATTCAGTTCTGCCTGATGGTCTGCGGTGCTTCAGGCACTG GCCGTACCACCTTTGTCAACACACTTTGCGGAAAGAGCGTTCTCGATCATAAGGAGTCCGACGATGCTGGTAGCGCCCACGTTGAGGACGGTGTCAAGATCAAGCCCATCACTGTTG AGCTCGAGCTTGACGAGGAGGGCACTCGCATCTCCCTCACAATTGTCGACACCCCCGGCTTTGGTGACCAGATTGACAACGAGGCTAG CTTCTCAGAGATCGTTGGCTACCTCGAGAGACAATATGATGATATTCTTGCCGAGGAGTCTCGTATCAAGCGTAACCCCCGCTTCAGAGACAACCGAGTCCACGCCATGCTTTACTTTATCACTCCCACCGGTCATGG CCTCCGAGAACTCGACATCGAGCTCATGAAGCGCCTCGCTCCCCGTGTCAACGTTATCCCCGTTATTGGCCGCGCCGATTCGCTCACCCCCGCCGAGCTCGCCGAGTCCAAGAAGCTGGTTATGGAGGACATCGAGCACTACCGCATTCCCGTCTACAACTTCCCCTACGATAttgaggaggacgatgaggataCCGTTGAGGAAAACGCTGAGCTCCGTGGCCTTATGCCTTTCGCTATCGTTGGATCtgaggaggttgttgagattggTGGCCGCAAGGTTCGCGCTCGTCACTACCCCTGGGGTGTTGTCGAGGTCGACAACCCTCGTCACTCCGACTTCCTTGCCATTCGATCTGCCCTGCTTCACAGCCACTTGGCTGATTTGAAGGAAATCACCCACGACTTCTTGTACGAGAACTACCGTACCGAGAAGCTGTCTAAGAGCGTCGAGGGTGCTTCTGGAAA TGCTGATAGCTCAATGAACCCTGAGGATCTTGCCTCTCAGTCAGTGCGCCTCAAGGAAGAGCAGCTCCGacgagaggaggagaagctccGCGAGATCGAACTCAAGGTGCAGCGCGAGATCAATGAAAAGCGACAAGAGCTGCTGGCCCGCGAGTCCCAGCTCCGAGAGATCGAGGCCCGCATGCAACGAGAGGCTGCTTCTCAGGCCACTGGCACACCCGAGCCCAATGGTGAGGAGCCACTCAACTAG
- a CDS encoding related to mannosyltransferase translates to MPSITPFLRTTPLFTISLFLRLALLFYGLYQDAHSALKYTDIDYLVFTDASRFVAEGSSPYARDTYRYTPLLAWLLLPTVRFSAFGKLVFAAADLLAGWLILRVLRRRGMDEATAGGFSALWLWNPMVATISTRGSSEGLLGVLTMGLLWAVERRKLSLAAIILGLSVHFKIYPFIYAPAIVWWMDDARLGKDTKAATRPSSYKEVVSNFFTPDRLKFGLLSLITFMILNLIMFSIYETPFLVHTYFHHVTRVDHRHNFSPYNVLLYLTSATPADAAPSFRIESFAFLPQLLLSCVLIPLAIAKRDLATAMMAQTFAFVTFNKVCTSQYFLWYMIFLPLYLPNSSFLRDPKLGILALFLWVVSQAAWLQQGYQLEFLGISTFFPGLWLASLGFFLVNCWILGVLISDGAAQSTRSTIKFHVE, encoded by the exons ATGCCTTCGATAACCCCCTTCCTACGCACAACGCCGCTCTTCACTATatctctcttcctccgcctcgctcttctcttctatGGCCTCTATCAAGATGCCCATTCAGCCCTGAAATACACAGACATCGACTACCTTGTCTTTACCGACGCTTCCCGCTTCGTCGCTGAAGGCTCATCACCATATGCCCGCGACACATATCGTTATACGCCTCTGCTCGCCTGGCTGCTCCTACCAACCGTCCGATTCTCCGCCTTTGGAAAGCTGGTCTTTGCTGCGGCTGATCTCTTGGCTGGATGGCTTATTCTACGCGTGCTTAGACGGAGGGGCATGGATGAAGCTACTGCTGGGGGCTTTTCCGCGCTGTGGTTATGGAACCCTATGGTAGCGACTATCAGTACCCGTGGAAGTTCGGAAGGCCTCTTGGGTGTGTTGACGATGGGTTTATTATGGGCTGTTGAGCGACGAAAACTCAGTCTTGCTGCGATCATTCTGGGATTGTCGGTTCACTTCAAGATATACCCCTTCATCTATGCACCAGCTATTGTGTGGTGGATGGACGATGCTCGTTTAGGTAAAGATACAAAGGCTGCTACTCGTCCTTCATCATATAAGGAAGTAGTCTCAAACTTCTTCACGCCGGATCGCCTCAAGTTTGGACTTCTCAGTCTCATAACGTTCATgattctcaacctcatcatgtTCTCCAT TTATGAGACCCCGTTCCTTGTTCATACTTACTTTCACCATGTCACAAGGGTCGACCACCGTCACAACTTCTCGCCTTATAATGTCCTGTTGTATCTAACCTCTGCCACTCCCGCTGATGCTGCGCCTTCATTCCGTATCGAGTCGTTCGCTTTCCtccctcaacttcttctaTCTTGCGTTCTCATTCCTCTCGCTATTGCCAAGCGCGACCTTGCaacagccatgatggctcagACTTTTGCTTTTGTTACGTTTAACAAAGTCTGTACCTCCCAA TACTTCCTTTGGTACATGATCTTTTTACCACTTTATTTGCCCAACTCATCTTTCCTCCGCGACCCCAAGTTGGGCATCTTAGCACTGTTCCTCTGGGTAGTCTCCCAAGCTGCCTGGTTGCAACAAGGTTACCAGCTCGAGTTTCTCGGCATCAGTACCTTCTTCCCAGGCCTTTGGTTGGCCTCgctcggcttcttcttggttaACTGCTGGATTCTGGGCGTCCTCATCAGTGACGGTGCTGCTCAGTCAACACGATCGACCATTAAGTTCCACGTCGAATAA
- a CDS encoding related to dynein light intermediate chain 2 produces the protein MAANTNRVSIYTTGSGDSEGRDGEQKKDLWTSMLESVASAKRLPEKNLIVLGGTPENQREFLESLSSSEPKRNADRLKIPPIANNFALGYTYYDVLDTDQDDTLARVSLYFLSQPSAEFASLVAPLLTPETIPNTSLIILLDWSQPHLWLRQIWTWVQVIQEVLKKVDAEQHAIMEEVMTTWKERGRGGATTNLDGTPSAAATGGDGDSALPLGRGEWEEPLGLPLCVVCQNSQKMEFLEKNQGWKEPDFDTVLQYLRTILLRHGASLIYTSQNTPSQLPSLIHSTLGITSLLKRHPLKHNVIDRDKIVVPTNWDSWGKIRVLGESFDPEPVSNTWSQDLGIDLYSMPFDDADKISDKEAEIRRLNSAIARYEGWCRDPNSGGLAVVENAMHGERWITVESDDTQEFLEKQLKILEVFKAKLPEKGSDNAIVRSTRHIDYTGDETSISEHIGPVQFNMGGIQVDADDMLQRLKDRNAFSSSPSNEEEEADTPAANMAKDFDNEQLQSFFTGLMNRKGTGDTSRS, from the exons ATGGcggccaacaccaacagagTATCGATCTATACAACGGGCTCAGGAGACTCCGAGGGCCGCGATGGCGAACAAAAGAAGGATCTTTGGACGTCTATGCTGGAGTCTGTTGCCAGCGCCAAACGACTACCGGAAAAGAACCTCATTGTGCTAG GTGGCACTCCCGAGAACCAAAGAGAGTTCCTCGAATCGCTCTCCAGCTCCGAGCCAAAGCGTAATGCGGACCGGCTTAAGATACCGCCGATTGCGAACAACTTTGCGCTGGGCTATACATACTACGACGTTCTCGACACCGACCAAGACG ATACTCTGGCACGAGTTTCGCTCTACTTCCTCTCCCAACCTTCAGCCGAATTCGCATCTCTCGTTGCACCCCTCCTTACCCCTGAAACGATCCCCAATACCTCTCTTATCATTCTTCTCGACTGGTCACAGCCGCATCTATGGCTACGACAAATATGGACATGGGTTCAGGTTATACAAGAGGTCCTCAAAAAGGTCGACGCAGAACAACATGCCATCATGGAGGAAGTCATGACAACTTGGAAAGAAAGAGGTCGAGGAGGCGCAACAACTAACCTAGATGGAACTCCATCGGCTGCGGCTACCGGCGGTGATGGAGATAGTGCACTGCCTCTGGGACGAGGAGAATGGGAGGAGCCTCTGGGTCTCCCACTTTGTGTGGTGTGCCAGAAT TCCCAAAAAATGGAGTTTCTTGAAAAGAATCAGGGTTGGAAAGAGCCGGATTTTGATACAGTATTGCAATATCTGCGAACCATTCTGCTGAGAC ATGGCGCCTCTCTCATTTACACTTCACAAAATACGCCTTCGCAGCTACCCTCTCTCATTCACTCAACCCTTGGAATTacctctcttctcaagcgGCACCCACTAAAGCACAACGTTATCGACCGCGACAAGATTGTCGTCCCAACCAACTGGGATTCGTGGGGCAAGATTCGAGTTCTTGGCGAGTCTTTTGACCCGGAGCCTGTTTCGAATACATGGTCTCAAGATCTCGGCATTGATCTTTACTCTATGCCCTTTGATGATGCAGACAAGATAAGCGATAAAGAAGCAGAAATCAGGAGACTAAACAGTGCGATTGCGCGGTACGAGGGCTGGTGCCGCGATCCCAATAGTGGTGGTCTCGCAGTTGTTGAAAATGCCATGCACGGCGAGAGGTGGATCACGGTGGAGAGTGACGACACCCAGGAGTttcttgagaagcagctcaagatTCTCGAGGTATTCAAGGCCAAGTTGCCAGAGAAGGGCAGCGACAATGCCATCGTTCGCAGCACTCGTCACATCGACTACACTGGCGATGAGACGAGCATCAGCGAGCACATTGGCCCTGTACAGTTCAATATGGGTGGTATCCAAGTCGATGCCGATGATATGTTGCAGCGTCTCAAG GATCGTAATGCATTTAGCTCTTCCCCAAGtaacgaagaggaggaggccgATACACCTGCTGCGAACATGGCCAAGGACTTTGACAACGAGCAACTGCAAAGCTTCTTTACTGGATTGATGAACCGCAAGGGCACTGGAGATACATCTAGATCTTGA
- a CDS encoding probable alkaline protease (oryzin) — protein MALLRTFLASLLVAAPFAAAAPIDVAETLGDMADSIGGGLGNEADKKMGISAFLRPMLKNPDAQNIIANRYIVVYNDTFDDDAISAKEASFAAAIKKRNLNKRSSIGEAMSTSIQSFRMNKWRAMSLDADDLMVQDLYNSDEVAYIEADQKVQLNAAIAQVNAPPGLDRLSHAQVNQDTYVFDDSAGEGITAYVVDTGIKIDHSEFEGRATFGANFINNVDDDENGHGSHVAGTIGGATFGVAKKVDLVAVKVLDASGGGSNSGVLQGMQFVIDDAKKKNRVGKAVMNMSLGGDFSQAINRAIEALFKAGVVPVVAAGNENRETALTSPGSAPNAITVGAIDATTDERADFSNFGPEVDVYAPGVNVLSVGIKSNTDTATLSGTSMASPHVAGLAAYLMGFQQLDGPAQVASLIKSLAGQTGAKVKNNVQGTTSNIANNGNQ, from the exons ATGGCTCTCCTAAGAACTTTCCTCGCTTCCCTGCTCGTTGCAGCTccctttgctgctgctgctcctaTCGATGTTGCCGAGACCCTGGGTGATATGGCCGACAGTATCGGAGGTGGCCTTGGAAATGAagccgacaagaagatggGAATTAGCGCTTTCCTTCGACCTATGCTCAAGAACCCCGATGCTCAAAACATCATCGCTAACCGATATATCGTTGTGTACAATGACACCTTTGACGACGATGCGATCAGTGCCAAGGAGGCTTCCTTTGCTGCCGCTATCAAGAAGCGAAATCTCAACAAGCGAAGCTCAATCGGCGAGGCCATGTCTACTTCAATTCAGTCGTTCCGCATGAACAAGTGGCGTGCCATGTCTCTAGACGCCGACGATCTCATGGTTCAGGATCTTTACAATTCTGATGAGGTTGCATATATCGAGGCCGACCAGAAAGTTCAACTTAATGCTGCTATTGCTCAAGTTAATGCCCCTCCTGGACTTGACCGCCTCTCTCACGCCCAGGTCAACCAGGACACCTATGTCTTCGACGACTCCGCTGGTGAGGGCATTACTGCCTACGTTGTCGACACTGGTATCAAGATTGATCACAGCGAGTTTGAGGGCCGTGCCACTTTCGGAGCCAACTTCATTAACAATGTT gatgacgatgagaacGGTCACGGCAGCCACGTCGCTGGTACTATCGGTGGTGCTACCTTTGGTGTTGCTAAGAAGGTTGACCTTGTTGCCgtcaaggttctcgatgcCTCAGGCGGTGGCAGCAACTCTGGTGTCCTCCAGGGCATGCAGTTCGTTATTGAcgacgccaagaagaagaaccgcGTTGGCAAGGCTGTTATGAACATGTCTCTTGGCGGTGACTTCTCTCAAGCCATCAACCGTGCTATCGAGGCTCTTTTCAAGGCTGGCGTTGTCCCTGTTGTTGCTGCCGGTAACGAGAAC CGTGAGACTGCCCTTACTTCTCCTGGCTCTGCCCCCAACGCCATTACTGTCGGTGCTATTGATGCCACTACCGATGAGCGTGCTGATTTCTCCAACTTTGGCCCCGAGGTCGACGTCTACGCTCCCGGTGTTAACGTCCTCAGTGTCGGTATCAAGTCAAACACTGACACCGCTACCCTCAGCGGTACCAGCATGG CCTCTCCTCACGTTGCCGGTCTCGCCGCCTACCTCATGGGCTTCCAGCAGCTCGACGGCCCTGCCCAGGTCgccagcctcatcaagagcctcgCTGGACAGACCggtgccaaggtcaagaacaacGTCCAGGGCACTACCAGCAACATCGCCAACAACGGCAACCAATAG